A window of Diospyros lotus cultivar Yz01 chromosome 14, ASM1463336v1, whole genome shotgun sequence contains these coding sequences:
- the LOC127789942 gene encoding protein N-terminal glutamine amidohydrolase — protein sequence MTTSNLDLASAGAGAGTKASLDVSQFAHTPFYCEENAYLLCKKLCTNGVADIDGSDLYVVFISNEKKQVPLWHQKASYRADGVTLWDYHVICVQRKRGQSSALVWDLDSSLPFPCPLASYVSETIRPSFHLFSEFQRFFRAVHAPIFLRSFASDRRHMKDSAGNWIAQPPTYEPIVAEDGTVHNLNDYIEISAAGLVKDIGDELIKAVCSEKFGVLLGESQLEEFFSMIP from the exons aTGACGACTTCGAACTTGGATTTAGCTTCAGCAGGTGCAGGTGCAGGAACCAAAGCTTCTCTGGATGTGTCCCAATTTGCTCATACCCCTTTCTACTG CGAGGAGAATGCATACTTGCTTTGCAAAAAGCTTTGCACAAATGGTGTAGCGGATATAGACGGATCTGATCTTTATGTTGTTTTCATCTCCAATGAAAAGAAGCAG GTTCCACTGTGGCATCAGAAAGCTAGCTATAGAGCAGATGGGGTTACTCTCTGGGATTATCATGTGATCTGTGTCCAG AGAAAAAGAGGTCAATCCTCTGCTCTAGTGTGGGATTTGGATTCAAGTCTTCCATTTCCATGTCCTCTGGCCTCCTACGTCTCAGAAACTATCCGGCCATCTTTTCATCTATTTTCTGAGTTCCAGAG ATTTTTCCGGGCTGTGCATGCTCCAATATTTCTTCGTTCCTTTGCATCTGATAGAAGACACATGAAAGATTCTGCAGGAAACTGGATTGCTCAACCACCCACATATGAACCAATAGTGGCTGAAG ATGGGACTGTGCACAACCTGAATGATTACATTGAGATCTCTGCAGCAGGGTTGGTGAAGGACATAGGAGATGAGTTGATCAAAGCAGTCTGTAGCGAAAAGTTTGGTGTTCTGCTGGGTGAGAGCCAATTAGAGGAATTTTTCTCCATGATTCCCTGA